DNA from Alnus glutinosa chromosome 2, dhAlnGlut1.1, whole genome shotgun sequence:
GTCCTTGCAGGATGGTGGGGTTGGGTTTCCTGGTAGATTTTCTGGGTAGGATGGATCTTTGGCTAGGTGCCCAAATCTAATTTGTATTAGTCTAACAAAACTATTCCAATCCGTAAGATTTTTAAAGACTCCCCTTATTTCCCTTTCTTCCAACTAAGTTAGAGCCTCACCTTCCATATGATATGAAGCTACCATATATCTGTGATAAACGAAAGTATCATAATAGTTGAAAAATTGGTGTATCTTGTACATCCAATCCGAAAGATTCTGACCATTAAATTTTGGAAGATAGTAACCCACCATTGTAGGAACCTGGTTCTGATACCAAGATGTTACGGACCTTCGTAACGGGGGATGAACAATAATTGAGAACGATAATTTGGATAGAATTTGGTAGGATAATTCAAGGTATCCTGGGCCTCTTAATGTTAGGATTATTTGAGAAACCTATAAAACTCCCAAGCAACTACAAGAGTAgtctaataattttcttcttatatttttattccttaagacccctatttatagggttacaaagctgaattaaataccaaaaacgataaataaatattactaaacttaatggaataaataattcatttatttccttcctaatagAAAACCTAACATAATAGAATATAATTCCCTTAAATTagggattcttgctttatgagcaagaatCCAAATCCCttaatatcttttatttaaTAAGGCATAATATATAATTCCATGAATGCCCTTGTCCAGAATGCCCTTGTCCATAACCCTAGATACGTAACACTCCTACCCTCTTCAAatggaccttgtcctcaaggtcctaGAATTATCGCTCCAATAGCTGCTGACTTGGAGGGTAGCactggaaaatatatatatatatcttccatATTCAGCCAATGCCGCAtgcgtttttattttttcccaaatCGTGGCTTCCTTATTTCTCTCATCTGCAATCTTCAATTTAGGGGAAAGTAGGGTGGGCAAAATATTTTCCTTGTGAGGCCTTGATTTCACGCTACCAGCTGCTCCACAAACGTGCATTGCTTCTCTTCCAGCTGCaactcctttccattttcttctagCCGCATATTCCAGGATGGTTTCTCTTCCAGCAAAAATTCCGGAAATCTCAATCTGCGTTCTTCCTCCGCTAGTAAAGCCGAAACTTACTCCTTTATCCACCTCTCTCAAAGGAAACTCCCTGTTTCGGACAGAAAGATTTGAGCTGCCACTAGTCACGCCAAGATCGTCATTCTTCTCGTAATCACCGTCTGGGTGACGTTTGGGTGGCCGCCGATGGCCGGAAAATTCGTCCGGAGGAGAAACTTGCTCCGTCGGACCTCCACCCATCCTTCAAGCTCCAGTTTCTTGCAGCCAGACAGGGGACGACGCGATGGGCCACGGCCCAATTTACGTTTCGATCTGCTCCCCGAGCCTCCTTGCCGCCAAACGTCGAATCGCCGGCTTCGTGGAACCCCGGGTGTTGCTCCAAAGCACCTTTCTCAGCCTCTTTGGTCCTCCCTTGCCCGAGCCCTTGTCTCCTTCCCCACGACCCGACACCTTCACGCCCAAATCAGACACTGCAAGGAACTCATTTCTATCCACGAAATTGCTTGGTGTGTACCTTGCTCTATTCTTTCTTCTGAACTAGTAACAAGCTCGTCTATTCTTTCCCCTTGCACCAGAAAATAGAGGAACATCCAGAGATGGAGAGCTGTGGTATAGCCTAAAGAAACAGCTATGTGGGCTTGCATCATGATTGGTGggttttgtttgctttttggGTGGGATTTTGAGTAGTGATGGTTTGATCCGTGGTTGTGAGGCTTTATGTGGGTTGATGGCATTGTGGGTATTGGGCGATGGTGCGGCTAATAAACATGGTTGGTGGCTGGTTTGAGGTTCTGCGACGGTGAGTATGGTGATTGGGGTTGTCTTTTGAGTGGGGGTGGGTTTTGGGTCCTTGCAGGATGGTGGGGTTGGGTTTCCTGGTAGATTTTCTGGGCAGGATGGATCTTTGGCTGGGTGCCCAAATCTAATTTGTATTAGTCTAACAAAACTATTCCAATCCATAAGATTTGTAAAGACTCCCCTTATTTCCCTTTCTTCCAACTAAGTTAGAGCCTCACTTTCCATATGATATGAAGCTACCATATATCTTTGATAAACGGGAGTATCGTAATAGTTGAAAAATTGGTCCCAAAAGATTCTGACCATCAAATTTTGGAAGATAGTAACCCACCATTGTAggaacctggctctgataccaagatgTTATGGACTTCTGTAACGGGGGATGAACAATAATTGAAAACGATAATTTTGATAGATTTGGGTAGGATAATTCGAGGTATCCTAGGCCTCTTAATGTTAGgattattcgagaaaccctaaaaaactgccaagcaactacaagagttgtcaaataattttcttatgatatttttattcctcaagacccctatttatagggttacaaagctaAATAAAATACTGAAAacgataataaataaatatttcataaatattactAAACCTAATGGGATAAATAATTCCtttatttccttcctaatagAAAACCTAACATGAAATCTAATTCCCTTAAATTAGGGGTTCTTGCTTTTTGAGCAATAATCCAAATCCCttaatatcttttatttaaTAAGGCATAATATATAATTCCATGAATGCCCTTGTCCAGAATGCCCTTGTCCATAACCCTAGATACATAGCATGGGGTGTCTGAAAGTAACGGCTTCTCCATGCATCTTATTAGGCATGGTCCTACAAAGACCACAGTCTGAAGGTCAAAAACAGGTGCTACGGGAGTATACTCGCAAAGTGAGAACACACTCACACCTACGGCCTAACCCAAAAAACTAAGCATAATACCTCCAGAGGAGAGCACAGAGATTCGGGGAGTTTCAGATCCCAATAAAGAAGAAATTCAACGATAACAAATAATAAGATAAACATCTAGCTACCTAAATAGCTGCTGTTAGACACTGTGAAATAAGCTGACAGGGAGAACTTCCAGCTTTGGGTTTACAAGCATCCTTGGAAGAGAGTTCCCTCAAGAGGAACCTAACCAGAGAAGAGGGAAGGCATGCCCTCCCGTCGATACTGCCGTGAGACCATAAAGAAATCTCACTGGCTAGGagcaaacaaaagaagaagaaaaaaaaaagggaaagaagctTGCGTAAAGCTAGTAAGAAGAGAACTGGAAGAGGATGCCCAGGATTCATAACAATGGTAATCAAAGCTGAAGACACAGCTTTGACcaagaaataataatagttaAAGAGACACAGTATACAATCATATGAATCTAATGCATGGAACACTAGTTAAACTCAATATAAATAGATCACAGTGAGCACTAAGAAAATAAACGTAAACATATAaagttttcctttttatttatatgataaaataacacaagataAACCATGACAGCATAACTCCAAATCCTTAACTTCATTTAACATAAGAAATATTTGCAACCATGACTCCTTATTCAGAAGTAAACCTGACATGTGAAGAGGAGGAAGGTAGAGGAAGGGCATACAGCTTCGTGACAAAATAACTGTTAAAACATATTTTAGTCAAGGCTTACAATACCAACAATAACGAATATACACACCCAAGAGCAAACGACTACCTGGACAAGTGGGATCACTGCCAAACGTGCACCGACATTGTCAGATGACTTTTCACACGCCCTCCAAAGCAGATTATGGGCAGGCATATCACCATATCTTGTTACAAGGAAAAACTGAAAGTCAGTTTGATGAAAATGGTCAGTTATAATACCTAAAGCAACAGTTATTCTCACTTGAAACCAAGCTCAGAGAGTCGTTGTGAACACCAAGCAAAATGGCGACTCTCATCATCAGCAACATGAGCAAAATCAGCAAAGAACCCCTCCCCAAGAATCTCACTAAAGGGCGAAAACCGAACAACAGTATCCCATGCCAAATCGATTGCATTTAACTCCACATGCGCAAGATTATGAAGCATATAAGCATTGAGAGGCAAACCTGAATTTTTTGGAGCAGGAATTTCCTTTGGGGGAACCTGAGTTCCACATAAAACAGGTCAGAAATGAGAAAACTCAAGTTGCTTTAAcccaattaaaaaatacaaaagcagAAGCCACAGCATGAAAAGGGGGGGGAAGGGGACAAAGAtgctaaaaaatttaaagaagacaaagcCCATCGAGAATAACAGAACCAGCAATCATAAGCGAAAGCAATAACCACTTTGCAAAATCATCGGAAATTTCAACTCAAACTGTACAAAAGTTTAAAGGAATCAAAACTATCAAAGCTAATCACAACAATCAAGCACAAGTACAACACTAATCCCTCTAGAAATTAAGTACCAAACATGAAATAAGCAATACACATATCGCAAAATGATAGGAGTATGGGGTTTCTATCGCttgaaaatcagaaaataaaagagaaaacgaAGGAAAGATAAAGATAATCAATCGCTTCAAGGGGGTCGGCCCTCAAATGTGTTAGgcaattttgtatttcttttctatGAATTAGCTATATGGCATCTACATATTTATATAAAGGAGATTACAACTTATTACAGAAATGAAATTTACATTACTAATGAAATTAAAATCAGAATATTATGCTAATAATGAGGATACTATCATAATAACATCACAATAAAATCAAGGAAGTTAGGAAATATTGGGTTTCCTAACAATcctccccccccaaaaaaaaaaaaattcttcaaggTTGATTATTAACGTAACATGTCTCCAATCTATGTCCTCGATCCCATGGTGGCCACATTTCCTCGTTAAGGGCAATCTCAATGAATGATGCATAGTGCAAGTGGAAAAAGAAGACTTTTTTAATATAGCTCCTTTTACTAGGGGCAACAAAGAAGAATTTTGAATCAACATTACCCTTCGTAGACACCCTCACAATTCCGGGCAAACATCCCTTTGCAGTCATTTGAGTTTGTTGAATCAACTTCCTTCCAATAAAGCCTCATCAAACCTGATCATAACTTGCTTCTTCATTGTATTGTAGAGAGATACTTCAACTAGTTCTTTATCCACTGTGTACCTTACACTCACTAAGGATAACAATTTATCATCTTCATTCAACATGGGATTCATGATCTCCTTAATATTAGAGAAGTatgaaaattctaataaaagGAACTCCAGCTCCCGGACTTTTACCTTTGTCACAATTGACTCCCTCGTCTGCTAAACAAGTGGTAGGAATTTGGAAGTTGGGGCAGGAGATGAGCTACTTTTGTTAGTCGTTGGTTTATCTACCGCTTTGACTGTTTGGCAGTTTTCCTCGCAGAGTATCTCCTCCTCTCTCCTTGCAAATGAAATGACAACTGTAATAATCCAAGGATTATAGGCCTTAACCTTACGTTGAATGTCCGAGCAAAGACCCTCAATAAATGTCTATCAACTGTCTTTCTGTTAAATCACAGGCTAGATTAGATAACCGCTCAAAATGACTTTGCTATTCTCCAACTCTTGGTGTTTAACAAATTTTTGCTAATTTACCATCAATGTTTTCTAACTTATAGGGACCAAATCAGGGAAACTCCTTTATAGGCAGGAATCTTTGATCATGATTGTTAGGATAACGTGCATCTGGTGGAATTCGACTAGCAACTGATCTCGATCTCTGCTCTTAATCATTTTTGCTAAGAGCTTGTTGGATGGATTTGTTAATAAACTCCTTTAGCTGCTCGAGGAACTTCGAATCAACTAGTTAGTCAAGCCGGACATACAGTTGTGGGTGAGAATATTACGttactaaaaagaagaaaatcagaATATCATGCTAATAACGAGGATAATATCATAATAAAATGAAGGAAATTAGGAAATATTTGTTTTCCTaacacaaaataatcaaaaaacattaattataGAATTCAAAAGAGTTCTACggaatagtgaaaaaaaaaaaaaaaaagtgaaaaacaagTATTATACAACGGCTACTAAACCAAACGCAAAGCTCTGAAATGCTGAAACAGTTCAACTAGGTTTGCATCAACAATTCAACAAccaatttgattttgaaaaataaaaaagctaaaattgtaaattctatTCTACTAATTACTGAGTAGCCCATTAAAACGAGCCAAAAAGGCATAAAGCTTTCCAGAATTTAAATCTTTGAGAGCCAGAAAACGAACCAATTCGGGTTTTGGAGGCCGGGCAGGGCGCGAAGGCGGGTCAGACACCACCCCAAGCGGGAGTTTCTCACGGCGCCACCTAGAGTAAGCCAAATGCGAAAGCCTGGACTTGGTGAGAGGGTCACCGGTGGATAGGACCAGAGCACCAAGCTCCGCTAAGGAAGAAGCGGACTCTATTGGACTGTCACCGTTGTCAATTACTGAAGAGGGTGACTGAAGCACAAGAGGTTCTGGGCCATTGGGTCCCCAAATACGGTTCTCGTTGAGAGGGCTCTCTCTCCAGGCCTGGAGACCTGACCATGGTGAGTATTGCAAGGagcaagaagaagaggaggagttAGATTTGAAGGTAGAAGGAGGGAGATGGGAGCGCAAGGAGGATCGTAGTTTTGGGGACAGCATGGATTGGAGCTTTGAGGCGCTGGCCGCGCTGCATTTCATGTGGCTAGATTTTCGGTATTTTGATCCTAAaaggatccggcttccatgctGTAAAAGTTTTAACAGCATATCTCCTGTTAAAATAACGGACGGCTCAGATTTAATTTGGATAACAAAACGTTTGTCAACTCACGCCGTGTCGGCCATTTTCTGCAAGGGAAGTTCCTGCTTCTCCAACAACTAGAGCTTCATACAATCTAAACCCTCTCTCTCGTCCTTggtttttttactattttctaCTTTTCTCTCTGTGTAATCTGACTCTTCTTTTTTGCAAGCTAggtttcttgttttctttgttattttttctattctccCTCACGTTATGGATGCAGGATATTGGGGTTCCTTTTACAGGGGAAAGTCTTGATGCCCTCTTAAAGAACAATACCTCCATCTGGAGAGATTTCTTTGGTAGGCTTGAGAGTTTAGAGTTGAGAAATCTCTCTTGTATGAGTTGCAATTTGGTGGGTCCGTTGCCAAGTTTTCTGGGCAAGATTTCTTCTCTATCAAACTTGAAACTTTGTAGGAACAATTTGACCGGTGAGATTTGGGCGAGTTTTAGCGGTATGAGGTTGCTGATATTTTCTATGAGTCTTTGTAATATGAGCTCTGTTTGTCTTCCAAGAAAACATAGCAATATGAAATAAATCCtgtgtttgttttctttctttggaaGAAATTGGGAacaaattcaattaaaattaaagattctgaccatttttcctaattttctcGGCAACAAAGATGGAACTTTAGTGTTCTCCCTTCTCTAGTTCCCGAATCaagttttgttgggttttttatCCAAATTTTGTGCGTTAGAGCATCTATATCAAGGTAGCTATTTCAAACTTTTCgctaaaatttggaaaaaagcTTCAATAAGCATGCTACATGAAGCTCTTTATTGTTTCTCTAAGAGCACTTGTAGTAAACTCACCAAAGTTTAGTTAAATTTTGGTTAAAAAGTGCACTTTAGTTATTTTAGTTACCCACTTTTCAAAGAcatcaaatatcaaactctctaaatattttctacttcaaataaatactatttttttattggttttaaaacAACCACTTCCAACCACTTTTAACGACCATGAAACCAAAATTTATTAGAAATTCAATGACCATATAGCTCCAACGTCCAACGTCCATACATGCTCCAACGTCGTTTTGTTAATTATTGGTATGCTTTTCAATTTGCAAGTATATAGTTTCAGGTCACAAGCACAGTTTAATGGTGAAGGCACTGACACGAAACAATTATTGCATTTGCTGCACACTTCATCACGAAGTTCTGCTTACTTTCTTCAGTCTCGTGGTGATTACCCTCTATCAAGTAATggggggtaaaaaaaaaaaccattaaagtAAAGGCAAATAGTTGTATGATGCTGAAATGGGTGTAGTTAATATGCAAAGTtcattgttttttgttgttgttgttgagcaTGAGGTTTTTCAGAGAGTTTTCTTTGGTTGCTGAGAAGActgagaaaaggaaaagaaaataataggcATTGAAGAGGGAGAACAAGCATCAGATAGTCAAACAAGCATACGTATATTCTTTTCAAGCACTTGTTTGAACTCTAAGCACCCAATCAAATTCTTATGCTCTGTTTTCATACTTtccaaattgaataaaatttctACTTACCTGATCAATAATTGCTGAAATATTATTCCTCTAGTTATCAATTTTCTACTTGATGTGCACTAGTTGATACGAACATTCAATTTCAATCTCTGAAAAAAGCATCTTCCAAAAAGCATTAACAGATACTTttctaaaatattattaatgtgAAACCAATACATTTGAGTAATTTTCTAAGACAGGTCCTACCAAAATGGCTTTTCAATTCTATCAGATGGTTTAGGCTTTAGAATGTATGCGGAAAGTGTTTCTAGAAACTTGTAATTGCTTCATCTGTAAAGGGGAATGGGTATGGTATGTTGAAGTTCCTGCCCTTGGACACCTCAGCATTGCTAAGACACAAGCCAAGGCAGGAGATGCTGCCACAAGAACTCAACGTGTTAGTGGAGTAGAGTCCAAGCCAAGAGAGAGCCACGTGTGTGCAAGCCAATATGGTAATCCAGCAGCATCCCAACAAATATGCAATCTGTCTAGCTGACTTACAAACAGGAAAGGAAAAGTCCAGCTGCAGAGCGCATGGCGCGACATTCAAATCAGACTCCACGATTGCAGATCAACGAATGTGTAGCTGCTGCCCTTATGCAGAAAAGGAAACTTCCAGCTGCAGCAAGCCATATCTATCACGATGCATAAAGGAAAGGTCCAGCGCCATGAAGCTGTGCCTATCACGATTTGATCTCTAAGGAAATATACATTCAATGTGTATATTAGACATAATTGACAATCCAACATTCTCTGTAATTACCTAATTGCTTGCCTTATTTACTAGGCAGCAAGTCTATATATAACAACTAATGTACAATGTAAAAATCATCAAGAAAGAAACAATTTTCACACTTGTCCTTAATCTCTTTCACGGTAAGCATACTAGCAAACCTAAAGCCAAAACTGTTATATGAAAACATTTAATCAGTGCAGCAATTATTTACCCTCTATATCTGAATTTCCAGCTTATTAGCCATCTGAAAGTGTACTTGCGGCAGTAGCACAACCAGGCTTAAAGTTCAAGGTTCcactttaaaattatatttaacttACAGATGGCATA
Protein-coding regions in this window:
- the LOC133861111 gene encoding uncharacterized protein LOC133861111 isoform X1; this encodes MLLKLLQHGSRILLGSKYRKSSHMKCSAASASKLQSMLSPKLRSSLRSHLPPSTFKSNSSSSSCSLQYSPWSGLQAWRESPLNENRIWGPNGPEPLVLQSPSSVIDNGDSPIESASSLAELGALVLSTGDPLTKSRLSHLAYSRWRREKLPLGVVSDPPSRPARPPKPELVPPKEIPAPKNSGLPLNAYMLHNLAHVELNAIDLAWDTVVRFSPFSEILGEGFFADFAHVADDESRHFAWCSQRLSELGFKYGDMPAHNLLWRACEKSSDNVGARLAVIPLVQLFCHEAVCPSSTFLLFTCQEARGLDAGPRLVQKLVGFGDLRTSNVVARIADEEVAHVAVGVHWFVSVCQKMGRAPCSTFKDNYADLLNEYNVELKGPFNYSARDKAGLPRDWYDAASSKEQDKNDKEDKTEKLSMVYERLASIISMESENSSLNRPPG
- the LOC133861111 gene encoding uncharacterized protein LOC133861111 isoform X2 — encoded protein: MLLKLLQHGSRILLGSKYRKSSHMKCSAASASKLQSMLSPKLRSSLRSHLPPSTFKSNSSSSSCSLQYSPWSGLQAWRESPLNENRIWGPNGPEPLVLQSPSSVIDNGDSPIESASSLAELGALVLSTGDPLTKSRLSHLAYSRWRREKLPLGVVSDPPSRPARPPKPELVPPKEIPAPKNSGLPLNAYMLHNLAHVELNAIDLAWDTVVRFSPFSEILGEGFFADFAHVADDESRHFAWCSQRLSELGFKYGDMPAHNLLWRACEKSSDNVGARLAVIPLVQLFCHEAVCPSSTFLLFTCQEARGLDAGPRLVQKLVGFGDLRTSNVVARIADEEVAHVAVGVHWFVSVCQKMGRAPCSTFKDLLNEYNVELKGPFNYSARDKAGLPRDWYDAASSKEQDKNDKEDKTEKLSMVYERLASIISMESENSSLNRPPG
- the LOC133861111 gene encoding uncharacterized protein LOC133861111 isoform X4 gives rise to the protein MLLKLLQHGSRILLGSKYRKSSHMKCSAASASKLQSMLSPKLRSSLRSHLPPSTFKSNSSSSSCSLQYSPWSGLQAWRESPLNENRIWGPNGPEPLVLQSPSSVIDNGDSPIESASSLAELGALVLSTGDPLTKSRLSHLAYSRWRREKLPLGVVSDPPSRPARPPKPELVPPKEIPAPKNSGLPLNAYMLHNLAHVELNAIDLAWDTVVRFSPFSEILGEGFFADFAHVADDESRHFAWCSQRLSELGFKYGDMPAHNLLWRACEKSSDNVGARLAVIPLVQEARGLDAGPRLVQKLVGFGDLRTSNVVARIADEEVAHVAVGVHWFVSVCQKMGRAPCSTFKDLLNEYNVELKGPFNYSARDKAGLPRDWYDAASSKEQDKNDKEDKTEKLSMVYERLASIISMESENSSLNRPPG
- the LOC133861111 gene encoding uncharacterized protein LOC133861111 isoform X3; this encodes MLLKLLQHGSRILLGSKYRKSSHMKCSAASASKLQSMLSPKLRSSLRSHLPPSTFKSNSSSSSCSLQYSPWSGLQAWRESPLNENRIWGPNGPEPLVLQSPSSVIDNGDSPIESASSLAELGALVLSTGDPLTKSRLSHLAYSRWRREKLPLGVVSDPPSRPARPPKPELVPPKEIPAPKNSGLPLNAYMLHNLAHVELNAIDLAWDTVVRFSPFSEILGEGFFADFAHVADDESRHFAWCSQRLSELGFKYGDMPAHNLLWRACEKSSDNVGARLAVIPLVQEARGLDAGPRLVQKLVGFGDLRTSNVVARIADEEVAHVAVGVHWFVSVCQKMGRAPCSTFKDNYADLLNEYNVELKGPFNYSARDKAGLPRDWYDAASSKEQDKNDKEDKTEKLSMVYERLASIISMESENSSLNRPPG